A section of the Trichomycterus rosablanca isolate fTriRos1 chromosome 6, fTriRos1.hap1, whole genome shotgun sequence genome encodes:
- the gng12b gene encoding guanine nucleotide-binding protein G(I)/G(S)/G(O) subunit gamma-7, translating into MQSSNNIAQARRIVQQLRIEANIERIKISKASADLMHYCYEHAKYDPLLMGIPASENPFKDKKPCTIL; encoded by the exons ATGCAGAGCTCCAATAACATAGCACAGGCCAGGAGAATCGTTCAGCAGCTACGGATAGAGGCTAACATCGAGAGGATAAAG ATTTCAAAAGCATCTGCAGACCTCATGCATTACTGCTACGAACATGCCAAGTACGACCCACTACTTATGGGCATCCCAGCTTCAGAAAACCCGTTTAAGGACAAGAAGCCGTGCACTATATTGTAG